One genomic region from Antedon mediterranea chromosome 3, ecAntMedi1.1, whole genome shotgun sequence encodes:
- the LOC140044581 gene encoding complement C1q tumor necrosis factor-related protein 2-like isoform X2, with product MYLRFNMMLTIVIQISIIYVIKSAAQTNSEACNSCCTAGVPGIPGNHGNPGAIGPQGMNGIQGMKGEQGLNGEQGMKGDNGSNGLDGIPGKLGPTGPQGLIGLPGANGVKGEKGEQASQQKSAFSVVFTSNPGRHDTSPMKYNTIISNVGNPYNKETGKFVCTIPGVYVFQVTSMKSTGGKILTAIKKNGNIQMTTRMDAAGYNSASTMVVLDLVSGDEVWTEPYNSGTNYYQSDSNRYCSFSGFLLYAA from the coding sequence ATTTAATATGATGTTAACAATTGTGATACAGATTAGTATAATCTATGTCATCAAATCAGCAGCTCAAACCAATTCTGAAGCTTGTAATAGCTGTTGTACAGCTGGGGTTCCTGGAATTCCAGGAAATCATGGTAATCCAGGTGCAATAGGGCCACAAGGAATGAATGGAATACAAGGAATGAAAGGAGAACAAGGATTgaatggagaacaaggaatgaaaGGAGATAATGGAAGCAATGGCTTAGATGGGATTCCTGGTAAATTAGGACCAACTGGACCTCAAGGCCTCATTGGATTACCAGGTGCAAATGGTGTAAAAGGAGAAAAGGGTGAACAAGCTAGTCAGCAGAAATCTGCTTTTTCAGTAGTTTTTACATCAAACCCAGGTCGTCATGACACTAGCCCAATGAAGTATAACACAATAATTTCAAATGTAGGAAATCCCTACAACAAAGAAACAGGAAAGTTTGTCTGTACAATTCCAGGTGTTTATGTATTCCAGGTGACATCAATGAAATCAACTGGTGGAAAAATTCTAACAGCAATCAAGAAAAATGGGAATATTCAAATGACCACAAGGATGGATGCTGCTGGGTATAATTCTGCAAGTACAATGGTGGTTCTTGATCTGGTATCAGGTGATGAAGTTTGGACTGAGCCATATAATTCAGGCACTAACTATTACCAAAGTGACAGCAACAGATACTGCTCATTTTCTGGTTTCTTACTTTATGCAGCATAA
- the LOC140043256 gene encoding complement C1q tumor necrosis factor-related protein 2-like, which translates to MNGEQGMKGEQGMKGGQGMNGDNGRNGLDGSPGKLGPTGPQGIVGLPGANGVKGEKGEQSSQQKSAFSVVFTSNPGRHALSPMKYDTIITDVGNDYNKETGKFVCAIPGVYVFQVTSMKSSGSGKILTRIMKNGSFQVSTRMDPAGYNSASTMVVLDLISGDEVWTQPHSSAYNYYYSDINRYCSFSGFLLYAA; encoded by the coding sequence atgaatggagaacaaggaatgaaaggagaacaaggaatgaaaggaggacaaggaatgaatggagaTAATGGAAGGAATGGCTTAGATGGGTCTCCTGGAAAGTTAGGACCAACTGGACCTCAAGGTATTGTTGGATTACCAGGTGCAAATGGTGTAAAGGGAGAAAAGGGTGAACAATCTAGTCAGCAGAAATCTGCCTTTTCAGTAGTTTTTACATCAAATCCAGGTCGCCATGCCCTTAGCCCAATGAAGTATGACACAATAATTACAGATGTTGGAAATGACTACAACAAAGAAACAGGAAAGTTTGTCTGTGCAATTCCAGGTGTTTATGTATTCCAGGTGACATCAATGAAATCAAGTGGTAGTGGTAAAATTCTAACAAGAATCATGAAAAATGGGAGTTTTCAAGTGTCCACAAGGATGGATCCTGCTGGGTATAATTCTGCAAGCACAATGGTGGTTCTTGATCTGATATCAGGTGATGAAGTATGGACTCAGCCACATAGTTCAGCCTACAACTATTACTACAGTGACATCAACAGATACTGCTCATTCTCTGGTTTCTTACTTTATGCAGCATAA
- the LOC140043257 gene encoding ribosomal protein S6 kinase-related protein-like — protein MALAFLHRAGIIYRDLKMENILLDEGGHIFLSDFGLSKWLKKGGRTSSVCGTLMYMAPEVLNMGDYDHCVDWWSLGIIMFCLMTGKYPLSGSTNHIEMYNKVINKEFKLPPFVSYPAQDVILQLLCKDPCARLSCLATLKRMEFFVGMSFEKVLSKQTPPTVYLKRKLPKTCQELTLNGVGNDVWKPRPISRELSVSILK, from the exons ATGGCTTTGGCATTTTTACATAGGGCAGGAATTATATATAGAGATTTAAAG atGGAGAATATTTTACTTGATGAGGGCGGTCATATATTTCTGTCCGATTTTGGACTTTCAAAATGGCTGAAGAAAGGTGGTAGAACGTCCAGTGTCTGTGGGACACTTATGTATATGG CGCCTGAAGTACTAAATATGGGAGACTATGATCATTGTGTCGACTGGTGGTCACTCGGCATTATAATGTTTTGCTTGATGACGGGTAAATATCCGTTAAGCGGTTCCACCAATCACATTGAGATGTATAATAAGGTTATAAATAAGGAATTCAAGTTACCTCCATTTGTTAGTTATCCTGCTCAGGACGTCATTCTTCAG TTACTCTGTAAAGATCCATGTGCAAGACTAAGCTGCTTAGCAACGTTAAAAAGAATGGAGTTTTTTGTTGGTATGTCTTTTGAAAAGGTTCTCTCTAAACAGACACCGCCAACTGTTTATTTGAAGAGGAAATTGCCAAAAACGTGTCAGGAGTTGACGCTGAATGGTGTCGGTAACGATGTCTGGAAACCACGCCCAATTTCTAGGGAATTGTCCGTAAGTATTCTAAAGTAG